One window from the genome of Sphaerotilus microaerophilus encodes:
- a CDS encoding succinate dehydrogenase iron-sulfur subunit — translation MAIRTFQIYRYDPDKDAKPYMQTIEIELDGHERMLLDALIKLKAKDPTLSFRRSCREGVCGSDAMNINGKNGLACLTNMRDLPGTVVLKPLPGLPVIRDLIVDMTQFFKQYHSIKPYLVNDTPPPETERLQSPEERDELNGLYECILCASCTTSCPSFWWNPDKFVGPAGLLQAYRFIADSRDEDTGARLDNLEDPYRLFRCHTIMNCVDVCPKGLNPTKAIGKIKELMVRRAV, via the coding sequence ATGGCCATTCGCACCTTCCAGATCTACCGCTACGACCCGGACAAGGACGCCAAGCCCTACATGCAGACCATCGAGATCGAACTCGACGGTCACGAGCGCATGCTGCTGGACGCCCTGATCAAGCTCAAGGCCAAGGACCCGACGCTGTCGTTCCGCCGCTCTTGCCGTGAAGGCGTGTGCGGCTCGGACGCGATGAACATCAACGGCAAGAACGGCCTGGCCTGCCTGACCAACATGCGCGACCTGCCGGGCACCGTGGTCCTCAAGCCGCTGCCGGGGCTGCCGGTCATCCGCGACCTGATCGTGGACATGACGCAGTTCTTCAAGCAGTACCACAGCATCAAGCCCTACCTCGTCAACGACACGCCGCCGCCAGAGACCGAGCGCCTGCAGTCGCCCGAGGAGCGCGATGAGCTGAACGGCCTGTACGAGTGCATCCTGTGCGCGAGCTGCACGACGAGCTGCCCGAGCTTCTGGTGGAACCCGGACAAGTTCGTCGGCCCGGCCGGCCTGCTGCAGGCCTACCGCTTCATCGCCGACAGCCGTGACGAAGACACCGGCGCGCGCCTCGACAACCTCGAGGATCCGTACCGCCTGTTCCGCTGCCACACCATCATGAACTGCGTGGACGTCTGCCCGAAGGGGCTGAACCCCACCAAGGCCATCGGCAAGATCAAGGAACTGATGGTGCGCCGGGCGGTATGA
- a CDS encoding succinate dehydrogenase assembly factor 2 codes for MDTLLDAGSLSKLRWRCRRGLLENDLFIERFFAIHEQSLTVRQAGALEVLMDLADNDLLDLLLARREPEGELARDDVLEVLAQLRQRPQR; via the coding sequence ATGGACACTCTGCTTGACGCCGGCTCCCTCAGCAAGTTGCGGTGGCGCTGCCGCCGCGGCCTGCTGGAGAATGACCTGTTCATCGAGCGCTTCTTCGCGATCCATGAGCAGAGCCTGACGGTGCGGCAGGCGGGCGCCCTGGAAGTCCTGATGGACCTGGCCGACAACGATCTGCTCGATCTCCTGCTCGCGCGCCGCGAACCCGAGGGGGAGCTCGCGCGGGACGATGTCCTGGAAGTACTGGCACAGCTGCGACAGCGCCCGCAGAGGTGA